One window from the genome of Babylonia areolata isolate BAREFJ2019XMU chromosome 11, ASM4173473v1, whole genome shotgun sequence encodes:
- the LOC143287374 gene encoding NAD kinase-like isoform X3, with the protein MGIMRKIPDPSSQKLNWLKTPLSVLVIKKPYDVTVTLAFRDLVIWLVQEKSLLVFAEESVVKDEVLSDDQDFQMVQDKLKKFREGVDDLEDKVDFIICLGGDGTLLYASSLFQQSVPPVIAFNMGSLGFLTPFPICNFKERIDQVLKGQAPLLLRYRLKCVMVNHIPKDDPSTPIPHVKNIDKNSRNISTHVLVLNEVVIDRGPSSYLCNLDLYIEGHLVTSVLGDGLIISTPTGSTAYSVAAGASMIHPNVPCILITPICPHSLSFRPIVVPAGVEIKVTLAPEARGCAMVSFDGRNRQEMSQGCSLRITTASYPVPSICAHDQIEDWFNGLADCLHWNVRKPQKALSTSASLNSLDSVDFEANK; encoded by the exons ATGGGAATAATGAG GAAGATCCCAGACCCCAGCAGCCAGAAGCTGAACTGGCTGAAGACCCCTCTGTCCGTGCTCGTCATCAAGAAACCCTATGACGTCACCGTCACCTTGGCTTTCAGGGACCTCGTAATCTGGCTTGTGCAG GAGAAGAGTCTGCTGGTGTTTGCGGAGGAGAGTGTAGTGAAGGATGAGGTTCTGTCCGATGACCAGGACTTTCAGATGGTGCAGGACAAACTGAAAAAGTTTAGGGAAG GTGTGGATGACCTGGAGGACAAAGTGGACTTCATCATTTGTCTTGGAGGGGACGGCACTCTTCTGTATGCCTCTTCCCTTTTCCAG CAAAGCGTTCCTCCGGTGATTGCTTTTAACATGGGGTCTCTGGGCTTCCTGACACCTTTCCCCATCTGCAACTTCAAAGAGCGCATTGACCAGGTTCTTAAag GCCAAGCGCCCCTATTGCTGCGGTACCGTCTGAAGTGTGTGATGGTGAACCACATACCGAAGGACGACCCCAGCACACCCATCCCCCACGTCAAGAACATCGACAAGAACTCGCGCAACATCTCCACACACGTCCTG gtcctcAATGAAGTGGTGATAGATAGAGGACCTTCCTCTTATCTGTGTAACCTTGACCTCTATATTGAAGGTCACCTGGTGACCTCAGTATTGGGAGATG GTCTGATCATCTCCACGCCCACGGGCAGCACGGCCTACAGTGTGGCGGCCGGGGCCTCCATGATCCATCCCAACGTGCCCTGCATCCTCATCACCCCCATCTGCCCGCACTCCCTTTCCTTCAGACCCATCGTCGTCCCCGCTGGCGTCGAAATCAAG GTGACCTTAGCTCCAGAGGCCAGGGGCTGTGCCATGGTGTCCTTCGATGGTCGTAACCGACAGGAGATGAGCCAGGGGTGCAG TCTCCGGATCACAACAGCCTCCTACCCAGTGCCTTCGATATGTGCCCACGATCAGATAGAAGACTGGTTCAACGGGCTGGCCGACTGTCTCCACTGGAATGTGCGGAAGCCCCAGAAAGCTCTGTCCACCTCGGCCAGCCTCAACTCCCTGGACTCTGTAGACTTTGAGGCCAATAAATAG
- the LOC143287374 gene encoding NAD kinase-like isoform X2, translating to MKLLRRGSDFGKIPDPSSQKLNWLKTPLSVLVIKKPYDVTVTLAFRDLVIWLVQEKSLLVFAEESVVKDEVLSDDQDFQMVQDKLKKFREGVDDLEDKVDFIICLGGDGTLLYASSLFQQSVPPVIAFNMGSLGFLTPFPICNFKERIDQVLKGQAPLLLRYRLKCVMVNHIPKDDPSTPIPHVKNIDKNSRNISTHVLVLNEVVIDRGPSSYLCNLDLYIEGHLVTSVLGDGLIISTPTGSTAYSVAAGASMIHPNVPCILITPICPHSLSFRPIVVPAGVEIKVTLAPEARGCAMVSFDGRNRQEMSQGCSLRITTASYPVPSICAHDQIEDWFNGLADCLHWNVRKPQKALSTSASLNSLDSVDFEANK from the exons GAAGATCCCAGACCCCAGCAGCCAGAAGCTGAACTGGCTGAAGACCCCTCTGTCCGTGCTCGTCATCAAGAAACCCTATGACGTCACCGTCACCTTGGCTTTCAGGGACCTCGTAATCTGGCTTGTGCAG GAGAAGAGTCTGCTGGTGTTTGCGGAGGAGAGTGTAGTGAAGGATGAGGTTCTGTCCGATGACCAGGACTTTCAGATGGTGCAGGACAAACTGAAAAAGTTTAGGGAAG GTGTGGATGACCTGGAGGACAAAGTGGACTTCATCATTTGTCTTGGAGGGGACGGCACTCTTCTGTATGCCTCTTCCCTTTTCCAG CAAAGCGTTCCTCCGGTGATTGCTTTTAACATGGGGTCTCTGGGCTTCCTGACACCTTTCCCCATCTGCAACTTCAAAGAGCGCATTGACCAGGTTCTTAAag GCCAAGCGCCCCTATTGCTGCGGTACCGTCTGAAGTGTGTGATGGTGAACCACATACCGAAGGACGACCCCAGCACACCCATCCCCCACGTCAAGAACATCGACAAGAACTCGCGCAACATCTCCACACACGTCCTG gtcctcAATGAAGTGGTGATAGATAGAGGACCTTCCTCTTATCTGTGTAACCTTGACCTCTATATTGAAGGTCACCTGGTGACCTCAGTATTGGGAGATG GTCTGATCATCTCCACGCCCACGGGCAGCACGGCCTACAGTGTGGCGGCCGGGGCCTCCATGATCCATCCCAACGTGCCCTGCATCCTCATCACCCCCATCTGCCCGCACTCCCTTTCCTTCAGACCCATCGTCGTCCCCGCTGGCGTCGAAATCAAG GTGACCTTAGCTCCAGAGGCCAGGGGCTGTGCCATGGTGTCCTTCGATGGTCGTAACCGACAGGAGATGAGCCAGGGGTGCAG TCTCCGGATCACAACAGCCTCCTACCCAGTGCCTTCGATATGTGCCCACGATCAGATAGAAGACTGGTTCAACGGGCTGGCCGACTGTCTCCACTGGAATGTGCGGAAGCCCCAGAAAGCTCTGTCCACCTCGGCCAGCCTCAACTCCCTGGACTCTGTAGACTTTGAGGCCAATAAATAG